The proteins below come from a single Chloroflexota bacterium genomic window:
- a CDS encoding sodium:proton antiporter, whose translation MRTVLVYSILLFLGLGLSQGLPAILGDFPDVLANGIRVLTLTGLAFIMIRVGFEFHIEKSNLGQYGWDYLVAFTAASFPWIFVTGYFVFVMLPPEFWASSDAWKESLLAGRFAAPTSAGVLFSMRAAAGLGATWLFRKARILAIFDDLDTVLLMIPLKMLMVGIAWQLGATVVVMAVLLIAAYIWLHRLPMPVTWRWVLLYAALIVGASELLYAWGKLIDPTVPIHIEILLPAFVVGCLARPRGEQHADDDDAAAVEHALHEAMERPSERRAAWAVSATFMVLVGLSMPLIFGGPDAQHPAHSESSLHAAAPASAVDDPAVHGGAVEGRYTDTITARQPSLSWTAMAAHVLALTVLSNLGKMFPALCYRREAHWKERLALAIGMWPRGEVGAGVLVLSLSYGIGGPIVTVAMLSLALNLALTGVFILAVRKLIEGVPDASLKSMPDDLRLRP comes from the coding sequence ATGCGCACAGTCCTGGTCTATTCGATCCTCCTGTTTCTGGGATTGGGCTTATCGCAGGGATTGCCCGCCATTCTTGGGGACTTCCCTGACGTTCTGGCCAACGGGATCCGGGTGCTGACGCTGACCGGACTGGCGTTCATCATGATCCGCGTGGGCTTCGAGTTTCACATCGAGAAGTCCAACCTGGGACAGTACGGCTGGGACTACCTGGTAGCCTTCACCGCCGCGTCGTTTCCCTGGATTTTCGTCACCGGATACTTCGTGTTCGTCATGCTGCCGCCGGAGTTCTGGGCATCCAGCGACGCGTGGAAAGAGTCTTTGCTGGCCGGCCGGTTCGCCGCCCCCACCTCCGCCGGCGTGCTGTTCAGCATGCGGGCGGCGGCAGGTCTGGGCGCCACCTGGCTGTTCCGCAAGGCGCGCATCCTCGCCATATTCGACGACCTGGACACGGTTCTGCTGATGATCCCGTTGAAGATGCTGATGGTGGGGATCGCCTGGCAATTGGGCGCGACGGTCGTGGTGATGGCGGTCCTGCTGATCGCCGCGTACATCTGGCTGCACCGGCTGCCCATGCCCGTCACCTGGCGGTGGGTGCTGCTGTACGCCGCTCTGATTGTCGGGGCCAGCGAATTGCTCTACGCCTGGGGCAAGCTGATCGACCCGACCGTGCCGATTCACATCGAGATTCTCCTGCCGGCATTCGTCGTGGGCTGTCTGGCGCGGCCCCGGGGCGAGCAACATGCGGATGATGACGACGCTGCCGCAGTGGAACACGCGCTGCACGAGGCGATGGAGCGGCCCAGCGAGCGACGGGCAGCCTGGGCGGTCTCCGCCACGTTCATGGTGTTGGTTGGATTGAGCATGCCGCTGATTTTTGGCGGACCGGACGCCCAGCACCCGGCCCATTCGGAATCTTCCCTCCATGCCGCAGCGCCGGCCAGCGCCGTGGACGACCCGGCGGTGCATGGCGGCGCGGTTGAGGGCAGGTACACCGACACGATCACCGCCCGACAGCCCAGCCTGAGCTGGACTGCAATGGCAGCGCACGTCCTGGCGCTGACTGTTTTGAGCAACCTGGGCAAGATGTTTCCGGCGTTGTGCTATCGAAGGGAGGCCCACTGGAAGGAACGTTTGGCCCTGGCCATAGGGATGTGGCCGCGAGGAGAGGTCGGCGCCGGAGTTCTGGTCTTGAGCCTGAGCTACGGCATCGGCGGACCCATTGTAACGGTGGCGATGCTGTCGTTGGCGCTGAACCTGGCGTTGACCGGGGTGTTCATCCTGGCGGTCCGTAAACTGATCGAGGGCGTGCCCGATGCTTCGCTGAAATCCATGCCGGATGATCTGCGGCTTCGACCCTGA